A genome region from Rutidosis leptorrhynchoides isolate AG116_Rl617_1_P2 unplaced genomic scaffold, CSIRO_AGI_Rlap_v1 contig242, whole genome shotgun sequence includes the following:
- the LOC139882201 gene encoding LOW QUALITY PROTEIN: nuclear transcription factor Y subunit C-2-like (The sequence of the model RefSeq protein was modified relative to this genomic sequence to represent the inferred CDS: deleted 1 base in 1 codon), protein MDQSEKSQQQQPVVVGNVASGGQIPYNLGDVQHQLATFPQPQHINQQQQQQQQQLQTFWTNQQQEVEQAVDFKNHSLPLARIKKIMKADEDVRMISAEAPVIFAKACEMFILELTLRSWIHTEENKRRTLQKNDIAAAISRTDVFDFLVDIIPRDELKEEGLGVTKATIPVVGGPSGDISYYYHPMGSTALYAGQQPRPPVAFMAWPLNQGGQPQTQQQQQTES, encoded by the exons ATGGATCAATCAGAAAAAAGTCAACAGCAGCAGCCTGTGGTGGTGGGAAATGTGGCTAGTGGTGGTCAAATCCCGTATAATTTAGGAGATGTGCAACACCAACTCGCCACCTTTCCTCAACCTCAACACATAaaccagcagcagcaacaacaacaacaacagcttcAAACTTTTTGGACAAACCAACAGCAAGAAGTCGAGCAGGCGGTTGATTTCAAGAACCACAGCCTTCCACTCGCTCGAATAAAAAAGATAATGAAAGCTGACGAAGACGTCCGAATGATCTCGGCTGAGGCTCCCGTGATTTTCGCGAAAGCGTGCGAAATGTTCATCTTGGAACTGACTCTGAGGTCTTGGATCCACACGGAAGAGAACAAGAGGAGG ACCTTACAGAAGAATGATATCGCTGCAGCGATCTCGAGGACCGACGTGTTTGATTTCTTGGTAGATATTATTCCAAGAGACGAGTTGAAAGAGGAAGGACTTGGAGTTACTAAAGCTACTATTCCTGTTGTAGGTGGTCCCTCTGGGGATATCTCATATTACTATCATCCTATGGGGTCCACGGCGCTATATGCTGGCCAGCAGCCTCGACCGCCTGTGGCTTTCATGGCGTGGCCACTGAATCAAGGAGGACAGCCACAAACTCAACAGCAGCAGCAAACAGAGAGTTGA
- the LOC139882202 gene encoding DEAD-box ATP-dependent RNA helicase 36 yields the protein MDEVDKSFPLFSSKPHKPFPKKKPNQTQPETPISSQHLEIEKFSKPNTDSITTSFADLGLAEWALNTCKELGMRRPTAVQSHCIPKILEGSDVLGLAQTGSGKTAAFALPILQKLAQDPYGVLALVMTPTRELAYQLAEQFKALGSCLNVRCAVIVGGMDKLSQARLLSQRPHIVIATPGRVKVLIEENPDIPPVFSRTKFLVLDEADRILDVGFEEELKVVFQCLPKDRQTLLFSATMTSDLQTLLEVSANKAYFYEQYEGFKTVDTLKQQYLFIPHNVKDVYLVHVLSKMEDMGIRSAMIFVSTCRNCHLLSLLLEELGVETSALHSFKSQSLRLSALHRFKSGQVSILIATDVASRGLDIPTVDLVINYDIPRYPRDYVHRVGRTARAGRGGLAMSFVTQNDVDLIHEIEAELGKQLELFDCKETDVQSDITRVFKARRVATMKMTDDGFEEKVKERKKQKMKTLVEKGLFKKHRKKRKRETPSK from the exons ATGGATGAAGTTGACAAAAGCTTCCCTCTTTTTTCCTCCAAACCCCATAAACCCTTCCCTAAGAAAAAACCTAATCAAACACAACCCGAAACCCCAATCTCAAGTCAGCACCTTGAAATCGAAAAATTCTCAAAACCAAATACCGACTCTATCACAACTTCATTCGCCGACCTCGGCCTCGCGGAATGGGCACTAAACACCTGCAAGGAGCTAGGCATGCGGCGGCCCACGGCGGTGCAATCGCACTGCATCCCTAAAATTTTGGAAGGCAGCGACGTCCTCGGCTTAGCTCAGACAGGAAGCGGGAAGACGGCGGCGTTTGCGCTTCCGATTCTACAGAAGCTCGCACAGGATCCCTATGGGGTTTTGGCGCTGGTGATGACCCCAACAAGGGAATTGGCTTACCAGCTGGCAGAGCAGTTCAAGGCTCTTGGGTCGTGTCTGAATGTGAGGTGTGCTGTGATTGTCGGAGGAATGGATAAGCTGAGTCAAGCACGGTTGCTCTCGCAAAGACCTCACATTGTTATCGCCACGCCGGGAAGAGTGAAGGTGTTGATTGAGGAGAATCCTGACATTCCGCCTGTGTTTAGCAGGACTAAA TTTTTAGTTTTGGATGAAGCAGACAGAATTTTGGATGTCGGTTTTGAAGAAGAACTGAAGGTTGTGTTTCAGTGCTTACCTAAGGATCGACAAACCTTGTTGTTTTCTGCAACAATGACAAGTGACCTGCAAACACTACTTGAGGTTTCAGCAAATAAGGCCTATTTCTATGAACAATACGAAGGTTTCAAGACAGTAGACACACTTAAACAGCAATATTTGTTTATTCCCCACAATGTGAAGGATGTTTATCTTGTACACGTTTTATCTAAAATGGAAGACATGGGTATTCGCTCTGCTATGATATTCGTCTCCACATGCAG AAATTGTCACCTCTTAAGTTTGTTATTGGAAGAGCTTGGTGTGGAAACATCAGCATTGCATTCATTCAAGTCCCAATCTCTCAGGCTTTCTGCGTTACATCGATTTAAATCTGGACAAGTTTCTATACTTATTGCTACCGATGTTGCCAGTCGTGGTCTGGACATTCCTACTGTTGATCTTGTTATCAACTACGACATCCCAAG GTATCCGAGAGATTACGTTCACCGTGTGGGACGCACTGCAAGAGCTGGCAGGGGAGGGTTGGCTATGAGCTTTGTTACACAG AATGATGTAGATTTAATTCATGAAATAGAAGCTGAACTTGGAAAACAACTGGAACTATTTGACTGTAAAGAAACCGATGTCCAATCTGATATTACGAGG GTTTTCAAGGCTAGACGTGTGGCAACAATGAAAATGACGGATGATGGGTTTGAGGAGAAAGTGAAAGAACGAAAGAAACAGAAGATGAAGACACTGGTAGAGAAAGGTTTGTTTAAGAAGCACAGAAAGAAGAGAAAGAGGGAAACGCCTTCTAAATAG